The genomic segment GGCCGGGGATGGGGCCCTGGCGGTCGTATTGGGTGAAGACCAGGTTCCAGATCTCCACGAAGCGGTCGCCGCTTCCCGTGTTGGGGCCGGTTTCGTCGGGGGTGCCGAAGGCCGGGCCCCGGTCGTAGAAGATCTCCGAGCAGGGGCCAGAAGGCCCATTGGGCCCGTGGGTGATGGCCCCTCCCGGCCAGTAGTTCTCGTCCTCCCCAAAGCGGCCGATCCTCTCCTCGGGGACCCCCACCAGGTCCCGCCAGATGGCGTAGGCCTCGTCGTCGTCCTCGTAGACCGTGACCCAAAGCCGATCGGGATCCAGTCCCAACCACTTGGGGTCGGTGAGGAACTCCCAGGCCCAGAGGATGGCCTCCTTCTTGAAGTAGTCCCCGAAGGAGAAGTTGCCCAGCATCTCAAAGAAGGTGTTGTGCCGGCCCGTGCGCCCCACGTTTTCGATGTCCCCCACCCTGAGGCACTTCTGACAAGTGGTGATCCGTCGCCACTCCTTGCCCCCGAAGATGGGCTTGGCCCCCAGGAAGTAGGGCTTTAGGGGGGCCATGCCCGCGGAGGTGAAGAGCAAGGAGGGGTCGTTCTCAGGGATGAGGCTGAAGGAGGGGAGGCGCAGGTGCCCCTTTCCCTCGAAAAAGGAGAGGTACTTTTCCCGGATCTCCGCCGTGCGCATGCCTTTGATTATAGGCTGTAAGCTAAGATCGTGACGGTCCAGATGCGCCGTTACCGGCTTAAGGAAGGCACCAGGGAGGCCTTTCAAAAGGTGTTTTTGGAGGTCATCGTCCCCTTGCGCCAGGCTACGGGCTTTCAGGTGTTGGGGGCCTACTGGATCGGGGAGCGGGAGTTTTTGTGGTTCGTGGGCCACGAGAACTTTCAGGAGGCGGAAAAGGCCTACTACGGGCACCCCGAACGCCAGAGGGTGGACCCCAGCCAGTTCCTGGAGGAGATGGAGACCCGCTTTGTGGAAAGGCTCCTTTAGGACGCCGGCTATCCCTTCCGTAGGCGCCTCCACACTCCCATCCCCTACCCCGGGGGTAAGCTTGGACCCATGGAGCTTTTTCGCCTGGTCCTTCGCAACCTCCTGGCCCGTCCCGTGCGCAGCCTCCTCACCCTCTTGGGCGTGCTCATCGCCACCACCAGCATGGTCCTCTTCCTCTCCTTCGGGGAGGGCTTGAGGCGCTCCCTGGCCCAGGAGCTATCCCGGGTGGGCCCCGCCATCCAGCTGGTGCCCGAGGGGGTGGAGGACCTAGGGTTTTCCGGCTACCCCGAGATCACCCCCGAGGAGTACCGGCGGGCCCTGGAGGCGGGAAAGGAGCTGGGGGTAAGGGGCATCATCCCCACCCTCTTCCTGGCCCGGGGAGGGTTTGACCCCCAAACCAGCTTCTTCTTCCAAGGCCTGCCCGAAGGGGTGGCCCCGGACCTCCTCTACCCCGGGGTGAGGGCTAGGGAAGGCCGGCTTCTTCCCTCGGCCAAGGGAGCCATCGTGGGGGCCAAGGTGGCCAAGCGAAGCCAGCTTGCCTTGGGAAACCCCCTTCGGCTTTCCCCCCGGGTGGAGCTACGGGTGGAGGGCATCCTCGAGGAAAGCGGGGGGCTTGCCGATAACCTCATCTTCGTGCCCCTACAACCCCTTCAGGAGGTCCTGGGCACGGGGAACTACACCGCGCTCCTCGTGGCGCTAAACCCTGGGCAGAAGGCGGAGGAGGTGGCCCGGGCCCTCGAGGCCCGCCTCCCAGGCCTCAAGGCCCAGACCACGGGGGATGTGATGCGTTTTGCGGAAAGGGCCTTGCGCATCAGCGACCTGGTGCGCTTCGGCATCAGCCTGGTGGCCCTGGTGGTGGGAGGGCTTCTGGTGGCCAACACGGTGATGATGTCCGTGTACGAGCGCACCCGGGAGTTCGGGGTCATGCGGGCCCTGGGGGCCAAGCGGGGCTTCATCTTCCGGCTGGTGGTGCTGGAAGCCCTTCTTCTGGCCTCCTTGGGTGGAGCCCTGGGCCTGGCCTTGGGAAGCGTGGTTTCCCATGCCATCAACCTCTATACCCTGGATCAGGTGGGCCTGGCCCTTTCCGCCGTCACCTTTAGGCTTTCCCTCTTCGCCCTCCTGGTGGCCCTGGGGCTTGGGCTTTCCGCGGGGCTCCTTCCCGCCTACCACGCCAGCCGCATACCCGTGGTGGAAGCCTTGGGGAGGGTTTGATGCCGCCTCGGCCTGGCCGGGGGTGGACCCGCTTCCCGCAGGCCCTTCTGGAGAAGCCGGGAGATGGGAGACGACATGACGAGCCTCCTGCGAGCGGAAAATCTCGGTAAGCGCTACCGGCAAGGGGATAAGGAGGTGGTGGCCCTGGAGGGGTTTACCTTCGCCTTTCCCCAGGGGAGCACCGCGGTGGTGGGGCCCTCGGGGAGCGGCAAAACCACCTTGCTAAACCTCCTTGCGGGCTTTGACCTGCCCACGGAAGGCGGGGTGTACCTGGGGGAGCTGGCCCTAAACCGCCTTTCCGAGGATCAAAGGGCCGAGGTACGGCTTAAGCACATGGGCTTCGTCTTCCAGCAGTGGAACCTCATCCCCACCCTCACCGCCTGGGAGAACGTGGCCTTCCCCCTCCTCCTCGCAGGCCTTCCCCCCAAAGCCCGCAAGGAAAGGGCCCTGGAGCTCCTAGAAAGGGTGGGGCTTCTGGAAAGGGCCCACCACCTGCCAAGCCGCCTTTCCGGGGGGGAGCAGCAGCGGGTGGCCCTGGCCCGGGCCCTGGCCCTAGACCCCCCCATCCTCTTTGCCGACGAGCCCACCGGCAACCTGGACGCCGCCTCGAGGGAGCAGGTTTCGGCCCTGCTCTTTCAGGCGGGGCGGGAGCGCACCCTCATCCTGGTCACCCACGACCTGGAGCTGGCCGCCCGAGCGGAACGCATCCTGCACCTCCGGGGAGGGCGGCTGGTACGGCAAGAGGTACCCGGCCCTCCCCGGTAACCACCCTCCGGGACATCCCGCCCATCCCACCTGTGGCACAATACCCCCTATGGGCAAGCGGATGGTGGTGATCGGTGGGGTGGCGGGCGGGGCCTCCGCCGCCGCCAAGGCCAAGCGGGAAAACCCAGACCTCGAGGTGGTGGTCTACGAGAAGTCGGGATGGGTTTCCTACGGGGCCTGCGGCCTGCCTTACGTGCTCTCTGGGGAGATCCCCCGTTTGGAAAAGCTGGTGGCCAGAACCCCGGAGGAGTTCCGGAAACAAGGGATCGCGATCCACACCCGCCACGAGGTGGTGGACGTGGATTCCGAGCTCAGAACCCTCACCGTCTTTGACCACCAGCAGGGCCGCACCTTCCACGACCGGTACGATTACCTGGTCCTGGCCACCGGGGCCAAGCCCACCCTTCCCCCCATCCCCGGAACGGAGCAGGAAGGGGTC from the Thermus neutrinimicus genome contains:
- a CDS encoding ABC transporter permease, translated to MELFRLVLRNLLARPVRSLLTLLGVLIATTSMVLFLSFGEGLRRSLAQELSRVGPAIQLVPEGVEDLGFSGYPEITPEEYRRALEAGKELGVRGIIPTLFLARGGFDPQTSFFFQGLPEGVAPDLLYPGVRAREGRLLPSAKGAIVGAKVAKRSQLALGNPLRLSPRVELRVEGILEESGGLADNLIFVPLQPLQEVLGTGNYTALLVALNPGQKAEEVARALEARLPGLKAQTTGDVMRFAERALRISDLVRFGISLVALVVGGLLVANTVMMSVYERTREFGVMRALGAKRGFIFRLVVLEALLLASLGGALGLALGSVVSHAINLYTLDQVGLALSAVTFRLSLFALLVALGLGLSAGLLPAYHASRIPVVEALGRV
- a CDS encoding NIPSNAP family containing protein, encoding MTVQMRRYRLKEGTREAFQKVFLEVIVPLRQATGFQVLGAYWIGEREFLWFVGHENFQEAEKAYYGHPERQRVDPSQFLEEMETRFVERLL
- a CDS encoding ABC transporter ATP-binding protein: MTSLLRAENLGKRYRQGDKEVVALEGFTFAFPQGSTAVVGPSGSGKTTLLNLLAGFDLPTEGGVYLGELALNRLSEDQRAEVRLKHMGFVFQQWNLIPTLTAWENVAFPLLLAGLPPKARKERALELLERVGLLERAHHLPSRLSGGEQQRVALARALALDPPILFADEPTGNLDAASREQVSALLFQAGRERTLILVTHDLELAARAERILHLRGGRLVRQEVPGPPR